A DNA window from Streptomyces asoensis contains the following coding sequences:
- a CDS encoding VOC family protein, with the protein MSYEQQHPQRSGPSTTTVRLDHTAVYATDRRLSAEFLAAVLELEVGAPFGPFLPVDLGNGVTLDYYEKRDEPIQSQHYAFLVPDARFDAMIARLEAVGVTYYADPGHTEPGRVNRLFGGRGAYFPDPDGHNMEIMTRPYVRP; encoded by the coding sequence ATGTCGTACGAGCAGCAGCACCCGCAGCGATCCGGACCGTCCACCACCACCGTCCGCCTCGACCACACGGCCGTGTACGCCACGGACCGGCGCCTGTCGGCCGAGTTCCTCGCCGCGGTCCTGGAGCTGGAGGTAGGTGCCCCCTTCGGGCCCTTCCTGCCCGTGGACCTCGGCAACGGCGTCACGCTCGACTACTACGAGAAGCGCGACGAGCCGATCCAGTCGCAGCACTACGCGTTCCTCGTGCCCGACGCGCGGTTCGACGCCATGATCGCGCGGCTGGAGGCCGTCGGCGTCACCTACTACGCCGACCCCGGCCACACCGAACCCGGCCGGGTCAACCGGCTGTTCGGCGGTCGCGGCGCGTACTTCCCCGACCCGGACGGCCACAACATGGAGATCATGACGCGGCCGTACGTCCGTCCCTGA
- a CDS encoding sigma-70 family RNA polymerase sigma factor, whose protein sequence is MITPVLPLPSGKRDAGRTATGRTGVPACPDDPATLWALAARAGDPDAVDRFVRALRPDVVRCVTYLCADRQLADDLTQETFLRALGSLHRFEGRSSARTWLLAIARRTVVDSLRHAAARPRPADLDDWTTWAERAQPSGLPGFDDGVALLDLLDALPAERREAFVLTQLAGLPYEEAARAGGCPVGTIRSRVARARATLTGLLDEAEGSGTAAAVLAA, encoded by the coding sequence GTGATCACTCCTGTCCTCCCCCTGCCGTCCGGGAAACGTGACGCGGGGCGCACGGCGACCGGTCGGACCGGCGTCCCGGCGTGCCCCGACGACCCGGCCACCCTCTGGGCCCTCGCTGCCCGCGCGGGCGATCCCGACGCGGTCGACCGCTTCGTACGGGCGCTGCGTCCGGACGTCGTCCGCTGCGTCACGTACCTCTGCGCGGACCGTCAGCTGGCCGACGACCTCACGCAGGAGACGTTCCTGCGGGCTCTCGGCAGCCTGCACCGGTTCGAGGGGCGCTCGTCGGCCCGCACCTGGCTGCTGGCCATCGCGCGCCGCACGGTCGTCGACAGCCTGCGGCACGCGGCCGCCCGGCCGCGGCCGGCCGACCTGGACGACTGGACGACCTGGGCCGAACGGGCCCAGCCGAGCGGTCTGCCGGGCTTCGACGACGGCGTCGCCCTGCTCGACCTGCTGGACGCGCTGCCCGCCGAGCGCCGTGAGGCGTTCGTCCTGACCCAGTTGGCCGGGCTGCCCTACGAGGAGGCCGCCCGGGCCGGCGGCTGCCCGGTCGGCACGATCCGCTCCCGCGTGGCCCGCGCCCGTGCCACGCTCACCGGTCTCCTCGACGAAGCGGAGGGCTCGGGGACGGCCGCGGCCGTCCTCGCGGCCTGA
- a CDS encoding YcnI family protein, which produces MSTTCTTTTTSSTTDTTTSSTTVAGVTRRPGTVLRRAAAVAALAAAGVLAAAGAASAHVTVHPESYAKGATDGVLTFRVPNEDDAVTTTEVQVFLPTDHPVLGVLVSPRDGWTASVKNTRLKTPVKTDDGTVTDAVSEITWTGGKIAAGQFEDFDVAFGQLPDDVGRLTFKTLQTYSDGKTVRWIEEAAAGADEPENPAPVLELTAKGADRAAQDGAGAAAPSVSAKSSASSTASGDDSTARGLGAAGLAVGVLGLAAAAFAVVRGRSAGSRPE; this is translated from the coding sequence ATGTCCACGACTTGCACCACGACCACCACCAGCAGCACCACCGACACCACCACCAGCAGCACCACGGTCGCCGGCGTCACCCGCAGGCCCGGCACGGTGCTGCGCCGGGCCGCCGCCGTCGCCGCCCTCGCCGCCGCCGGAGTCCTCGCGGCGGCCGGGGCCGCCTCCGCGCACGTCACCGTGCACCCCGAGAGCTACGCCAAGGGCGCCACGGACGGGGTCCTCACCTTCCGGGTCCCCAACGAGGACGACGCCGTGACCACCACCGAGGTGCAGGTCTTCCTGCCGACGGACCACCCGGTGCTCGGGGTTCTGGTCTCGCCGCGCGACGGCTGGACGGCCTCGGTGAAGAACACCAGGCTCAAGACACCGGTCAAGACCGACGACGGCACCGTCACGGACGCCGTCTCCGAGATCACCTGGACCGGCGGGAAGATCGCCGCCGGGCAGTTCGAGGACTTCGACGTGGCGTTCGGTCAGCTTCCCGACGACGTCGGCCGGTTGACGTTCAAGACGCTCCAGACGTACTCCGACGGCAAGACCGTCCGCTGGATCGAGGAGGCGGCGGCCGGCGCCGACGAGCCGGAGAACCCGGCGCCGGTCCTCGAACTCACCGCGAAGGGCGCGGACCGAGCGGCGCAGGACGGCGCCGGGGCGGCGGCCCCTTCGGTGAGCGCGAAGAGTTCCGCCTCCTCCACCGCCTCCGGCGACGACTCCACGGCCCGGGGTCTCGGCGCCGCCGGACTGGCCGTGGGCGTCCTGGGGCTGGCGGCCGCGGCGTTCGCCGTCGTCCGCGGCCGTTCCGCCGGGTCGCGGCCCGAGTAG
- a CDS encoding SGNH/GDSL hydrolase family protein: protein MHSVLDPALGCVVGALGKTTGAAGVTLHRSPDTGRARLDDRAFDFSSSVPSGVRLEMLTDATALELDVVLSVVLLPGMPAAGSVFDLVVDGELREPVVATGQSPVYLDPATGSLEARPAEPCTVRFAVGDRARERRVEIWLPVAPACTLADVRVPEGASLRPAPASGPLWVHYGSSVSQCADADRPTATWPAAVARCAGRSLLNLGLGGQCQLDPFMARAVRDLPASAISLELGINVLNADSMRERAFVPALHGFLDTIRDGHPDTPVLVVTPLFCPAAEQRPGPTLVGPDGRVRAADRPAELALGALTLTRIRELLGRAVEQRRRDGDDRIRLLDGTTLFGPDDVDDLPDGLHPNAAGYARMAERFLPLSFGEEGALR from the coding sequence ATGCATTCCGTCCTCGATCCCGCGCTCGGCTGTGTCGTCGGCGCGCTGGGGAAGACGACCGGCGCCGCCGGAGTCACGCTGCACCGGTCGCCGGACACGGGACGCGCCCGGCTGGACGACAGGGCGTTCGACTTCAGCAGCTCGGTGCCCTCCGGCGTGCGGCTGGAGATGCTCACGGACGCCACCGCACTCGAACTCGACGTCGTGCTGAGCGTGGTGCTGCTGCCGGGCATGCCGGCCGCCGGCAGCGTCTTCGACCTGGTGGTCGACGGTGAACTCCGCGAGCCGGTCGTGGCGACCGGACAGAGCCCGGTCTACCTCGACCCCGCCACCGGCTCTCTGGAGGCCCGCCCGGCCGAACCCTGCACGGTCCGGTTCGCCGTCGGCGACCGGGCCCGTGAGCGGCGCGTCGAGATCTGGCTGCCCGTCGCCCCGGCCTGCACGCTGGCCGACGTACGGGTCCCGGAGGGGGCTTCGCTGCGTCCCGCCCCGGCGAGCGGACCGCTGTGGGTGCACTACGGCAGTTCCGTCAGCCAGTGCGCGGACGCGGACCGCCCGACCGCCACCTGGCCGGCCGCCGTGGCCCGCTGCGCGGGCCGGTCGCTGCTCAACCTGGGCCTCGGCGGGCAGTGCCAGCTGGATCCCTTCATGGCCCGTGCCGTCCGTGACCTGCCCGCGAGTGCGATCAGCCTCGAACTGGGCATCAACGTCCTGAACGCCGACAGCATGCGCGAACGCGCCTTCGTCCCGGCGCTGCACGGATTCCTCGACACGATCCGCGACGGGCACCCGGACACACCGGTCCTGGTCGTCACCCCCCTCTTCTGCCCGGCCGCCGAACAGCGGCCCGGCCCGACCCTGGTGGGCCCCGACGGGAGGGTCCGCGCCGCCGACCGGCCCGCCGAGCTGGCACTCGGCGCCCTCACGCTCACCCGCATCCGCGAACTGCTGGGGCGGGCCGTCGAACAGCGCCGCCGTGACGGTGACGACCGGATCCGGCTCCTGGACGGGACGACGCTGTTCGGGCCGGACGACGTCGACGACCTCCCGGACGGCCTGCACCCCAACGCGGCCGGCTACGCCCGCATGGCCGAGCGCTTCCTGCCGCTGTCGTTCGGCGAGGAGGGCGCGCTGAGGTGA
- a CDS encoding MMPL family transporter: MATLLYRMGRTAFQRRWLVTLLWAVVLGAVGLGAAKAPAAGDDGTSFMPGIEAQRAFDLIGERFPGADADGANARIVFVAPDGQKVTAPGPRAAVDGLVERVATGSRVAGVVDPFTAGAVSEDGSTAYATVNYEVKAGDLTDAEKNALERAIGEVRRSGLTVEVGGTALAAQPAAGGSSEAVGIALAAVVLLITFGSLAAAGLPLLTAVVGIGVSTAAILALGSVFGLSLTTGTLAGMLGLAVGIDYALFVVSRYREERANGHDPREATGLAVGTAGSAVVFAGLTVVIALAGLSVVGVPMLTKMGLCAAGAVVVAVLIALTLVPALLGMWPQAVLSRRVRKGRAVTGEAGGGSRWARLVLRRPVTVLVTCVVGLGALALPATHLEMGMPGAESKPVSSTERRAYDALAEGFGAGFNGPLTIVADVRGVTGAEAAVKTIAREIGATRGVVSVSAARFDEAGDTALFSAVPASGPNDEDTKDLVQTIRSQRPALERETGATFEVTGSTAMNIDVARALQDALVPYLAVIVVLALLLLLVVFRSVLVPVKAAFGFLLSVLASLGAVVAVFQWGWGASLLGVEQTGPIMSLMPIFLVGIVFGLAMDYEVFLVARMREAYVHGDSAPQAVVTGFRHSARVVVAAAVIMIAVFSGFVGADESMIKTIGFGLAVAVLFDAFLVRMTLVPAVLALLGDRAWWLPGWLDRLLPRVDVEGVGLARRPVPAAGPVPGEAAPQEPARA, encoded by the coding sequence GTGGCTACCTTGCTCTACCGGATGGGCCGGACCGCCTTCCAGCGGCGCTGGCTCGTGACGCTGTTGTGGGCGGTGGTCCTCGGCGCCGTCGGCCTGGGCGCCGCCAAGGCGCCCGCCGCCGGCGACGACGGCACGTCCTTCATGCCCGGCATCGAGGCCCAGCGCGCCTTCGACCTGATCGGGGAGCGCTTCCCCGGCGCGGACGCCGACGGCGCGAACGCGCGGATCGTGTTCGTGGCGCCCGACGGCCAGAAGGTGACCGCGCCCGGTCCCCGCGCCGCGGTCGACGGGCTCGTCGAGCGGGTCGCGACGGGGTCGCGGGTCGCCGGGGTCGTGGACCCGTTCACCGCGGGCGCCGTCAGCGAGGACGGCTCGACCGCCTACGCGACGGTGAACTACGAGGTCAAGGCCGGCGATCTCACCGACGCCGAGAAGAACGCCCTGGAGCGGGCCATCGGGGAGGTGCGGCGCTCCGGGCTCACGGTGGAGGTGGGCGGCACCGCGCTCGCCGCACAGCCCGCGGCGGGCGGTTCCTCGGAGGCCGTCGGCATCGCCCTGGCCGCCGTGGTCCTGCTGATCACCTTCGGGTCCCTCGCGGCCGCCGGCCTGCCGCTGCTCACCGCCGTCGTCGGCATCGGGGTCTCGACGGCCGCCATCCTGGCCCTCGGGAGTGTCTTCGGGCTGTCCCTGACCACGGGGACGCTCGCCGGCATGCTGGGGCTCGCGGTCGGCATCGACTACGCCCTCTTCGTGGTCTCCCGGTACCGCGAGGAGCGCGCGAACGGACACGACCCGCGCGAGGCGACCGGCCTCGCCGTCGGCACCGCCGGGTCCGCCGTGGTCTTCGCCGGTCTGACCGTCGTCATCGCACTGGCCGGTCTGTCGGTGGTCGGCGTCCCGATGCTGACGAAGATGGGCCTGTGCGCCGCGGGAGCCGTGGTCGTCGCCGTGCTGATCGCCCTCACCCTGGTGCCCGCCCTCCTCGGCATGTGGCCGCAGGCCGTGCTCTCCCGCCGCGTGCGCAAGGGCCGCGCCGTGACCGGGGAGGCCGGCGGCGGTTCCCGGTGGGCCCGTCTCGTGCTGCGCCGCCCGGTGACCGTGCTGGTGACGTGCGTCGTCGGGCTGGGCGCCCTGGCCCTGCCCGCCACCCACCTGGAGATGGGCATGCCGGGGGCCGAGTCCAAGCCCGTCTCGTCGACGGAACGACGCGCCTACGACGCCCTCGCGGAGGGCTTCGGCGCGGGCTTCAACGGGCCGCTGACCATCGTCGCGGACGTCAGGGGCGTCACGGGGGCCGAGGCCGCCGTCAAGACGATCGCCCGGGAGATCGGCGCGACCCGCGGGGTGGTGTCCGTCTCCGCCGCGCGCTTCGACGAGGCCGGTGACACCGCGTTGTTCTCGGCGGTCCCGGCGAGCGGCCCCAACGACGAGGACACCAAGGACCTGGTCCAGACGATCCGCTCGCAGCGCCCCGCGCTCGAGCGGGAGACCGGCGCCACGTTCGAGGTCACCGGCAGCACCGCGATGAACATCGACGTGGCGCGGGCGCTCCAGGACGCGCTCGTCCCGTATCTGGCCGTCATCGTGGTCCTGGCGCTGCTCCTGCTGCTGGTGGTCTTCCGCTCGGTGCTCGTCCCGGTCAAGGCCGCCTTCGGGTTCCTGCTGTCGGTGCTGGCCTCGCTGGGCGCGGTCGTGGCGGTCTTCCAGTGGGGCTGGGGCGCCTCGCTGCTGGGGGTGGAGCAGACCGGGCCGATCATGAGCCTGATGCCGATCTTCCTGGTGGGGATCGTCTTCGGCCTGGCGATGGACTACGAGGTGTTCCTGGTCGCCCGGATGCGGGAGGCGTACGTGCACGGGGACAGCGCTCCCCAGGCGGTCGTCACCGGCTTCCGGCACAGCGCGCGGGTGGTGGTGGCCGCCGCGGTGATCATGATCGCGGTGTTCTCCGGCTTCGTCGGCGCCGACGAGTCGATGATCAAGACCATCGGTTTCGGTCTCGCCGTCGCCGTGCTGTTCGACGCCTTCCTCGTGCGGATGACGCTCGTCCCCGCGGTGCTGGCCCTGCTCGGCGACCGGGCGTGGTGGCTGCCCGGGTGGCTGGACCGGCTCCTGCCCCGGGTGGACGTCGAGGGCGTCGGACTCGCCCGGCGGCCCGTGCCCGCCGCCGGCCCGGTGCCCGGCGAGGCCGCACCGCAGGAACCGGCCCGCGCCTGA
- a CDS encoding sensor histidine kinase — protein sequence MSASWQRRAAARPEAVEVTTLALLCALTVASVLTTRAIMPTTPVLWPGVALAVVASAAPRRRREQPLAVLTVTLVCTMALAVLGYLLTPGLMGPLLWAQYSVSLRSPRRTAWSTAAAAAAGIAVTGLFVPTFHDSPVLAIVNPAAWVLLSAACGAYVRVRREYAAARAAHADRQREEDARHRVIQERMRIARELHDVVAHHLTLADAQAGTAAHLARTDPEKALGIVALLPRTTADALRELKATVGLLREDADPGDDLTPAPGLAQLPGLVDSCAAAGLEVTVTVEGPSHPLSPVLDLTAYRIVQEALTNVSKHAATRTARVRLVRTAHYLTLTVTNDTAPGRPGPVPGAGRGYGLRGMRERTAAVGGTFHAGPRPGGGFEVACALPLDRPDESLAP from the coding sequence ATGAGCGCAAGCTGGCAGCGCCGGGCGGCGGCCCGGCCGGAAGCCGTCGAGGTGACGACGCTGGCACTGCTGTGCGCGCTCACCGTCGCGAGCGTCCTCACGACGAGGGCGATCATGCCGACGACGCCCGTGCTGTGGCCCGGCGTCGCGCTGGCCGTCGTCGCCTCGGCGGCGCCGCGCCGGCGCCGTGAGCAGCCGCTCGCGGTCCTCACCGTCACCCTGGTGTGCACGATGGCCCTGGCGGTCCTGGGCTATCTCCTCACGCCGGGGCTGATGGGCCCGCTCCTGTGGGCGCAGTACTCCGTGAGCCTGCGCAGCCCCCGCCGCACCGCCTGGAGCACCGCGGCGGCGGCCGCCGCCGGGATCGCCGTCACCGGCCTGTTCGTTCCCACGTTCCACGACTCGCCGGTCCTCGCCATCGTGAACCCGGCCGCCTGGGTCCTGCTCTCCGCGGCGTGCGGCGCCTACGTGCGGGTCCGTCGCGAGTACGCGGCGGCCCGGGCCGCGCACGCCGACCGGCAGCGGGAGGAGGACGCGCGTCACCGGGTGATCCAGGAGCGCATGCGCATCGCACGGGAACTGCACGACGTGGTCGCCCACCATCTGACGCTGGCCGACGCGCAGGCCGGCACCGCGGCCCATCTCGCGCGGACCGACCCGGAGAAGGCCCTCGGGATCGTCGCCCTGCTGCCGCGGACGACGGCGGACGCGCTGCGCGAGCTGAAGGCGACCGTCGGCCTGCTGCGCGAGGACGCCGATCCGGGGGACGACCTGACGCCCGCGCCGGGGCTGGCTCAGCTGCCCGGCCTGGTGGACTCGTGCGCGGCCGCCGGTCTGGAGGTGACCGTGACGGTCGAGGGTCCCTCGCACCCGTTGTCGCCGGTCCTCGACCTGACGGCGTACCGGATCGTCCAGGAGGCGCTGACCAACGTGAGCAAGCACGCGGCGACGCGCACCGCGCGGGTCCGGCTCGTGCGCACCGCCCACTACCTGACCCTCACGGTCACCAACGACACCGCTCCCGGGCGCCCCGGGCCGGTCCCCGGCGCCGGCCGCGGCTACGGTCTGCGCGGGATGCGTGAGCGCACGGCCGCGGTGGGCGGTACGTTCCACGCCGGTCCCCGCCCGGGGGGCGGCTTCGAGGTCGCCTGCGCCCTGCCGCTCGACCGCCCCGACGAAAGCCTCGCCCCATGA
- a CDS encoding response regulator transcription factor, whose amino-acid sequence MTIRVLLADDQALLRATFRILIESVEDMTVVAEAADGQEAVDLAGTHRPDVVIMDIRMPDVDGVAATSAICARPELSGTRVLVLTTFEDDRNVARALRAGASGFLGKGVSPEVLLSGIRTVAAGDALLSPGATRALITRFLAVPDTDDPVLPEVLKALTDREREVMALAAHGRSNAEIAAELVLSPLTVRSHIQRAMTKLDARDRAQLVVIAYRSGLVKPPAGHDG is encoded by the coding sequence ATGACCATCCGTGTCCTGCTCGCCGACGACCAGGCCCTGCTGCGGGCCACCTTCCGGATCCTCATCGAGTCGGTCGAGGACATGACCGTCGTGGCGGAGGCCGCGGACGGTCAGGAGGCCGTCGACCTGGCCGGGACGCACCGGCCCGATGTGGTGATCATGGACATCCGGATGCCGGACGTCGACGGAGTGGCGGCGACCTCGGCGATCTGCGCGCGGCCGGAGCTGTCGGGCACCCGGGTCCTCGTCCTGACCACCTTCGAGGACGACCGCAACGTCGCCCGGGCGTTGCGGGCCGGCGCGAGCGGCTTCCTCGGCAAGGGGGTGAGTCCGGAGGTGCTTCTGTCGGGCATCCGCACCGTGGCGGCCGGCGACGCCCTGCTCTCCCCCGGCGCGACGCGGGCGCTGATCACCCGTTTCCTCGCCGTCCCGGACACCGACGACCCGGTGCTCCCCGAGGTGCTCAAGGCCCTGACCGACCGGGAGCGGGAGGTGATGGCGCTGGCCGCGCACGGCAGGTCCAACGCGGAGATCGCCGCCGAGCTGGTCCTCAGCCCACTGACCGTGCGCAGCCACATCCAGCGCGCCATGACCAAGCTGGACGCCCGCGACCGCGCCCAGCTGGTCGTGATCGCGTACCGCAGCGGGCTGGTGAAACCCCCGGCGGGCCACGACGGCTGA
- a CDS encoding cysteine desulfurase-like protein: MAIDVAALRAHFPSLAQGLAFFDGPGGTQTPAPVAEAVARTLTGPLSNRGLVSVSERNAEQAVAGFRSAYADLLGVPEGAVVHGRSATQLTYDFSRTLAKDWREGDEIVLSRLDHDANVRPWVQAAERAGVTVRWIGLDAATAELDLGSYERALSPRTRLVAVTAASNVVGTRPPVRLIADRAHEAGALVFVDGVHYAAHHLVDVPALGADLFVCSPYKFLGPHCGVLAGAPDVLESLVPDKLLPSPDTVPERFEFGTLPYEVLAGATAAVDFLAGLDTLGQGRPGEAPGTRAPRRERLARSLGALHEHENAVRARIEEGLRKLGDTVTVHSRAKERTPTVLMSFAGRDAREAQAHLAARGVVAPAGSFYAYEAFAALGLGDPALRVGLAPYNDCEDVDRLLDGLASFL; the protein is encoded by the coding sequence ATGGCCATCGATGTCGCCGCCCTCAGGGCCCACTTCCCCTCCCTCGCGCAGGGTCTCGCCTTCTTCGACGGGCCGGGAGGGACGCAGACGCCCGCCCCGGTCGCCGAGGCCGTCGCCAGGACGCTCACCGGTCCGCTGTCCAACCGGGGGCTGGTCAGCGTGTCCGAGCGCAACGCCGAGCAGGCCGTCGCGGGCTTCCGGTCCGCCTACGCCGATCTGCTGGGCGTGCCGGAGGGCGCCGTCGTGCACGGACGCAGCGCGACCCAGCTCACCTACGACTTCTCCCGGACCCTGGCCAAGGACTGGCGGGAGGGCGACGAGATCGTCCTCAGCCGACTGGACCACGACGCCAACGTCCGCCCCTGGGTCCAGGCGGCGGAGCGCGCCGGGGTGACCGTCCGCTGGATCGGGCTCGACGCCGCCACCGCGGAACTCGACCTCGGCTCCTACGAGCGGGCGCTGTCGCCGAGGACCCGGCTGGTCGCGGTGACGGCCGCCTCGAACGTGGTGGGCACCCGGCCGCCCGTCCGGCTGATCGCCGACCGGGCGCACGAGGCGGGCGCGCTGGTGTTCGTGGACGGGGTGCACTACGCCGCGCACCACCTGGTGGACGTGCCCGCGCTGGGCGCCGACCTGTTCGTCTGCTCGCCGTACAAGTTCCTCGGCCCGCACTGCGGGGTGCTCGCGGGCGCGCCCGACGTCCTCGAGTCCCTCGTACCGGACAAGCTGCTGCCGTCGCCCGACACGGTCCCCGAGCGCTTCGAGTTCGGGACGCTGCCCTACGAGGTCCTGGCGGGCGCCACCGCCGCCGTGGACTTCCTGGCCGGGCTCGACACCCTCGGGCAGGGGCGGCCCGGGGAGGCTCCGGGGACACGGGCGCCGCGCAGGGAGCGGCTCGCGCGCTCGCTCGGGGCCCTGCACGAGCACGAGAACGCGGTCCGCGCGCGGATCGAGGAAGGGCTGCGGAAACTGGGTGACACCGTCACCGTCCACAGCCGGGCGAAGGAGCGCACCCCCACCGTCCTGATGAGCTTCGCGGGCCGTGACGCCCGCGAGGCGCAGGCCCATCTCGCCGCCCGGGGTGTCGTGGCGCCCGCGGGCTCGTTCTACGCCTACGAGGCCTTCGCCGCGCTCGGCCTCGGCGACCCCGCGCTGCGGGTGGGACTCGCGCCCTACAACGACTGCGAGGACGTCGACCGGCTCCTGGACGGGCTCGCGTCGTTCCTCTGA
- a CDS encoding Fur family transcriptional regulator — translation MTAPRTPTTAEELRGVGLRVTAARVALLETVREGDHLGVEALASGVRGRVGHISLQAVYDALHALTTAGLVRRIEPPGSPARFEGRVGDNHHHLVCRSCGAVVDVDCAVGHAPCLTASDDRGFAIDEAEVIYWGLCPDCSTARTT, via the coding sequence ATGACAGCACCCCGTACCCCGACGACCGCCGAAGAGCTGCGCGGTGTCGGCCTGCGGGTGACGGCCGCTCGTGTCGCGCTGCTGGAGACCGTCCGGGAGGGCGATCACCTCGGCGTCGAGGCACTGGCCTCGGGAGTGCGCGGCCGCGTCGGCCACATCTCCCTCCAGGCCGTGTACGACGCCCTGCACGCGCTGACCACCGCGGGACTGGTGCGCCGCATCGAGCCGCCGGGCAGCCCGGCCCGGTTCGAGGGACGTGTGGGGGACAACCACCACCACCTCGTGTGCCGCTCGTGCGGAGCCGTCGTCGACGTCGACTGCGCCGTCGGCCACGCTCCCTGTCTGACCGCCTCCGACGACCGCGGCTTCGCCATAGACGAGGCCGAGGTCATCTACTGGGGCCTGTGCCCCGACTGTTCCACCGCCCGTACCACCTGA